A region of Acidithiobacillus ferridurans DNA encodes the following proteins:
- the nifN gene encoding nitrogenase iron-molybdenum cofactor biosynthesis protein NifN, which translates to MATVTVSHKSCAVNPLKMSQPIGGALAFLGLAQSMPLLHGSQGCTAFGVVLFQRHFRETIPMQTTAMNEVATVMGGLDNIGSALISIYQRTHPRIVGICSTGVTETKGDDVDGYLKTFLADHPELGDLAVVYVSTPDFKDAFQDGWGKAVRNIVDTLVEPTSVRLDGAVNFLVGSHLTVADIEELREISESFGLQPTFLPDLSGSLDGHVPEDFSSTTLGGTGLEEIRAMGEAELTIALGEQMRPAAEALMAKTGQPYVLFDRVTGLEANDQLLDCLSQLSGQPVANKYRRQRSQLMDAMLDGHFFFGGKKIAIGAEPDLLWNIGSWLTEMGATVTTAVTSTHSPLLEQMPCEEVLIGDLEDLEARAAGCDLLITHSHGRQAAARLDIAFLRMGLPIFDRLGAAHRLSLGYRGARDLTFEIGNLLMAREEENRPDSWPLPMEDHDAHASFAVG; encoded by the coding sequence ATGGCTACCGTAACCGTCAGCCACAAGTCCTGCGCGGTCAATCCCCTCAAGATGAGCCAGCCCATCGGCGGTGCCCTGGCCTTTCTGGGGCTCGCCCAATCCATGCCCCTGCTGCATGGTTCCCAGGGTTGCACGGCCTTTGGCGTGGTGCTCTTCCAGCGCCATTTCCGGGAGACCATCCCCATGCAGACCACCGCCATGAACGAGGTGGCCACGGTCATGGGCGGTCTGGATAACATCGGCAGCGCCCTCATCAGCATTTACCAGCGTACCCATCCCCGCATCGTCGGCATCTGCTCCACCGGAGTCACCGAAACCAAGGGAGATGACGTGGACGGCTATCTCAAGACCTTTCTGGCAGATCATCCGGAGCTGGGAGACCTCGCCGTAGTCTACGTCTCCACGCCCGATTTCAAGGATGCCTTTCAGGACGGGTGGGGCAAAGCGGTCAGGAATATTGTCGACACCTTGGTGGAGCCGACCAGTGTACGGCTAGACGGCGCCGTCAATTTCCTGGTGGGTTCCCACCTGACCGTCGCCGATATCGAAGAGCTGCGCGAGATCAGCGAGTCTTTCGGCTTACAGCCGACCTTCCTGCCCGACCTGTCCGGATCTTTGGACGGCCACGTGCCGGAAGATTTTTCCTCCACTACGCTGGGTGGAACCGGTTTGGAGGAGATCCGCGCCATGGGCGAAGCGGAACTGACCATTGCCTTGGGCGAACAGATGCGTCCCGCCGCCGAAGCTTTAATGGCCAAGACGGGTCAGCCTTACGTCTTGTTCGACCGGGTCACCGGCCTGGAGGCCAATGACCAATTATTGGACTGTCTGAGCCAGTTGAGCGGACAACCCGTGGCCAACAAATATCGCCGCCAACGCAGCCAGCTCATGGATGCCATGCTGGATGGACACTTCTTTTTCGGAGGCAAGAAAATCGCCATCGGCGCTGAACCTGACCTGCTCTGGAATATCGGATCGTGGCTCACCGAAATGGGGGCGACAGTTACTACTGCGGTGACCTCCACCCACTCGCCGCTACTCGAACAGATGCCTTGTGAAGAGGTGCTTATCGGTGATCTGGAGGATCTCGAGGCGCGGGCTGCCGGCTGTGACTTGCTCATCACCCACTCCCATGGACGGCAGGCGGCGGCGCGGCTGGATATCGCTTTCCTGCGCATGGGACTGCCTATTTTTGACCGGCTCGGCGCCGCCCATCGCCTGTCTCTTGGCTATCGCGGTGCTCGCGATCTGACCTTCGAGATCGGCAACCTGTTAATGGCACGGGAGGAAGAAAATCGCCCGGATAGTTGGCCACTACCTATGGAGGATCACGATGCACATGCGTCGTTTGCGGTTGGTTAA
- a CDS encoding NAD(+)--dinitrogen-reductase ADP-D-ribosyltransferase — translation MSAANLPEEQRPARPPSANPGSNLTGVPSGLLISAEFHAFPMPLHIAGVRDGHPALFQRLSLVREQCEAGQVFQTYMDEIFAGGSDQTKGRRFRASYLRLLKGWGYDSNSPEGAVMKGWVESRFGIAPNFHRQVIGRVGDAAWIQYMTDKMSGRFDNNAIWLQLDLLFEFAQWSARRFLASGQRHLRLFRGTNDFAEHPILWKAGARQGVIRLNNLVSFSSDRDVASVFGDCILEVNVPLVKLLFFKGLLPCRALQAESEYLVIGGEYAAHMHYY, via the coding sequence TTGTCAGCAGCGAATCTACCGGAGGAGCAGCGCCCGGCCCGTCCACCATCCGCCAATCCCGGTAGCAATCTGACCGGAGTCCCGTCCGGGCTGTTGATCAGTGCGGAATTCCATGCGTTCCCGATGCCGCTACATATCGCCGGGGTGCGTGATGGGCACCCGGCACTTTTCCAGAGATTGTCTCTGGTACGGGAACAGTGCGAGGCGGGGCAGGTCTTCCAGACGTACATGGACGAGATTTTTGCTGGCGGGTCTGACCAGACGAAGGGTCGACGCTTCAGGGCCAGCTATTTACGCTTGCTCAAGGGTTGGGGATATGACAGCAACTCACCGGAAGGTGCGGTCATGAAGGGCTGGGTGGAGAGCCGGTTCGGAATCGCACCAAATTTTCACCGGCAGGTGATCGGCCGTGTGGGTGACGCCGCCTGGATTCAGTATATGACCGACAAAATGTCAGGGCGATTTGATAATAATGCGATCTGGTTGCAGCTTGACCTTTTGTTTGAATTTGCACAATGGTCAGCGCGGCGTTTTCTGGCCTCTGGACAACGGCACTTGCGCTTATTCCGGGGGACCAATGATTTTGCCGAACATCCCATTCTCTGGAAAGCCGGAGCGCGGCAGGGGGTGATCCGGCTGAACAACCTGGTGTCTTTCAGCAGTGATCGGGACGTGGCCAGCGTATTCGGCGATTGCATACTGGAGGTGAATGTGCCCTTGGTAAAGCTGCTCTTCTTCAAGGGGCTGCTGCCATGTCGCGCCCTCCAGGCGGAGAGTGAGTATCTGGTGATCGGCGGTGAATACGCGGCACATATGCACTATTACTGA
- a CDS encoding NifX-associated nitrogen fixation protein: MPDNTAVAVVLPDESAFFRELVKQWRAQDSYGAWEKKSDMELLAPYVLDKEQRRAIPIIGDPDPEILWRLELFYNAVGLATERASGVMVSPMMKMSHEGFGRMVLIAGRLIVVNKQLRDVHRFGFPSMEKLAEEGDKLVAGALEMIEKFPEVARF; this comes from the coding sequence ATGCCTGACAATACTGCAGTGGCGGTGGTGTTACCGGATGAATCCGCGTTTTTCCGCGAACTGGTCAAGCAGTGGCGGGCACAGGATAGCTATGGTGCCTGGGAAAAAAAGTCCGACATGGAGCTGCTGGCGCCCTACGTGCTGGATAAGGAGCAGCGTCGGGCGATTCCCATCATCGGCGATCCTGATCCCGAAATATTGTGGCGGCTGGAACTTTTTTATAACGCCGTGGGGCTGGCTACGGAGCGTGCTTCCGGAGTCATGGTGTCGCCCATGATGAAAATGAGTCATGAAGGCTTTGGCCGCATGGTGCTGATTGCCGGACGGCTGATCGTGGTCAACAAACAGTTGCGCGATGTGCATCGTTTTGGCTTCCCCAGCATGGAAAAACTGGCCGAAGAAGGTGACAAACTGGTGGCAGGTGCCCTGGAAATGATCGAAAAATTTCCGGAGGTGGCCCGCTTTTGA
- a CDS encoding 2Fe-2S iron-sulfur cluster-binding protein produces the protein MGEVQFISPRIGGDWSISCRSNQPVSLLTIARLCHVPLPVDCAQGLCGTCAVQVVLRRGAPYRRLGSFEKRTLRAVGKIPLADGDEDTAAWKGPRWRLACQCIMETSDQFFVAF, from the coding sequence ATGGGAGAGGTGCAATTCATCTCACCGCGTATCGGTGGCGACTGGTCGATCTCTTGTCGCAGCAACCAGCCAGTCTCCCTGTTAACCATTGCGCGCCTCTGCCATGTGCCTTTGCCGGTCGATTGCGCGCAGGGACTGTGCGGGACCTGCGCGGTGCAGGTGGTTCTCCGCCGCGGAGCGCCGTATCGCCGTCTCGGCTCCTTTGAAAAGCGGACGCTGCGCGCTGTGGGGAAGATTCCGCTCGCCGATGGGGACGAGGACACGGCGGCCTGGAAAGGGCCGCGCTGGCGGCTGGCGTGCCAGTGCATAATGGAAACCAGCGATCAATTCTTTGTGGCATTTTGA
- the nifH gene encoding nitrogenase iron protein translates to MSDKLRQIAFYGKGGIGKSTTSQNTLAALAEMGQKILIVGCDPKADSTRLILHSKAQDTVLSLAAEAGSVEDLELEDVMKVGYRDIRCVESGGPEPGVGCAGRGVITSINFLEENGAYDGANYVSYDVLGDVVCGGFAMPIRENKAQEIYIVMSGEMMAMYAANNISKGVLKYANSGGVRLGGLICNERQTDKELELAEALAGKLGTKLIHFVPRDNIVQHAELRRMTVLEYAPESKQAQEYRTLAEKIHANAGNGAIPTPITMDELEDLLMDFGIMQKEDTSIIGKTAAELAAAGM, encoded by the coding sequence ATGAGTGACAAACTAAGACAAATCGCCTTTTATGGTAAAGGGGGCATTGGCAAGTCCACGACCTCGCAGAACACCCTGGCGGCACTGGCGGAAATGGGACAGAAAATTCTCATCGTCGGCTGCGATCCCAAGGCCGACTCCACCCGACTGATCCTGCATTCCAAGGCGCAAGACACCGTGCTTAGTCTGGCGGCCGAAGCCGGCAGTGTGGAGGATCTCGAGCTTGAAGATGTCATGAAGGTGGGGTATCGCGACATCCGCTGCGTCGAGTCCGGTGGCCCTGAGCCGGGCGTGGGTTGCGCAGGTCGTGGTGTGATCACCTCCATCAACTTCCTGGAAGAAAACGGGGCCTATGATGGCGCCAACTATGTCTCCTACGACGTGTTGGGAGACGTGGTCTGCGGCGGCTTTGCCATGCCCATCCGGGAAAACAAGGCGCAGGAGATCTACATCGTCATGTCCGGCGAAATGATGGCCATGTACGCGGCCAACAACATCTCCAAGGGCGTGCTCAAGTATGCCAACTCCGGCGGCGTACGTCTGGGCGGCCTCATCTGTAACGAGCGTCAGACCGACAAGGAACTGGAACTGGCCGAGGCATTGGCCGGCAAACTGGGCACCAAGCTCATTCATTTCGTACCCCGCGACAACATCGTGCAGCATGCCGAATTGCGGCGCATGACGGTGCTGGAATACGCACCGGAATCCAAGCAGGCGCAAGAATACCGGACTCTGGCGGAAAAAATTCATGCCAATGCCGGCAACGGCGCTATCCCCACCCCGATCACCATGGACGAGTTGGAAGATCTGCTTATGGACTTCGGCATCATGCAGAAGGAAGACACCAGCATCATCGGCAAGACTGCTGCCGAATTGGCGGCTGCGGGAATGTAA
- the nifD gene encoding nitrogenase molybdenum-iron protein alpha chain: protein MSISAEDLSTQRTAEKTARNRELIDETLKAYPEKFAKRRAKHLNVYEEGKSECDVKSNIKSVPGVMTIRGCAYAGSYGVVWSPVKDMIHISHGPVGCGHYARAGRRAYYIGTTGVDTYTTMHFTSDFQEKDIVFGGDKKLAKLMDELEDLFPMSKGITVQSECPIGLIGDDIEAVSKKKAAEFGKPVVPNRCEGFRGVSQSLGHHIANDSIRDWVLDPAADKHPDFESTPYDVTLLGDYNIGGDAWGSRIILEEMGLRVIAQWSGDGTLKEFEASSKSKLNLLHCYRSVNYITRHMEEKYGIPYIEFNFFGPTKIKESLREIAAFFDESIQEKAEKAIAKYQPQWDAVVEKFRPRLEGKKVMLFVGGLRPRHTIGAFEDLGMEVIGTGYEFGHNDDYQRTTHEIKGSTLIYDDVTGYEFEKFAEKLRPDLVASGVKEKYIFQKMGFPFRQMHSWDYSGPYHGPDGFAIFARDMDMAVNNPVWGLTQAPWK, encoded by the coding sequence ATGAGTATATCAGCGGAAGATCTCAGCACACAGCGCACAGCGGAGAAAACTGCCAGAAATCGCGAACTGATCGATGAGACGCTCAAGGCCTATCCAGAGAAGTTCGCCAAGCGGCGCGCCAAGCACCTCAATGTCTATGAAGAGGGCAAGAGCGAGTGCGACGTCAAGTCCAACATCAAATCCGTTCCCGGCGTGATGACCATCCGCGGCTGCGCCTACGCCGGTTCTTACGGCGTGGTCTGGAGCCCAGTCAAGGACATGATCCATATCAGCCATGGTCCGGTCGGCTGCGGCCACTACGCGCGCGCTGGACGGCGCGCCTACTACATCGGCACCACCGGGGTGGACACCTACACGACCATGCACTTCACCTCGGACTTCCAGGAGAAGGACATCGTTTTCGGCGGCGACAAGAAACTCGCCAAGCTGATGGACGAGTTGGAAGATCTGTTTCCAATGTCCAAGGGCATCACGGTGCAATCAGAATGTCCGATCGGGCTGATCGGCGACGATATCGAGGCGGTTTCCAAGAAAAAGGCCGCGGAATTCGGCAAGCCGGTGGTACCCAATCGCTGTGAGGGTTTCCGTGGTGTGTCGCAGTCGCTTGGCCACCACATCGCCAACGATAGTATCCGCGACTGGGTGCTGGACCCCGCCGCAGACAAGCACCCGGATTTCGAAAGCACGCCTTACGACGTCACCCTGCTGGGCGACTACAACATCGGCGGCGACGCCTGGGGCTCGCGCATCATCCTCGAAGAGATGGGCCTGCGCGTGATCGCCCAGTGGTCCGGCGACGGCACCCTCAAGGAGTTCGAGGCGAGTTCCAAGAGCAAGCTCAACCTGCTGCACTGCTATCGCTCGGTGAACTACATCACCCGGCACATGGAGGAGAAATACGGCATCCCGTATATCGAGTTCAACTTCTTCGGCCCCACCAAGATCAAGGAATCGCTGCGCGAGATTGCCGCGTTCTTCGACGAGTCCATCCAGGAAAAAGCTGAGAAGGCGATCGCCAAGTATCAGCCGCAGTGGGACGCCGTGGTGGAGAAATTCCGGCCCCGGCTCGAAGGCAAGAAGGTCATGCTGTTTGTCGGTGGCCTGCGTCCGCGCCACACCATCGGCGCCTTCGAGGATCTCGGCATGGAGGTCATCGGCACAGGCTATGAGTTTGGCCACAACGACGACTACCAGCGCACCACTCATGAAATCAAGGGCAGCACCTTGATCTATGACGACGTGACCGGCTACGAGTTCGAAAAATTCGCCGAGAAGCTGCGTCCCGACCTGGTCGCCTCTGGGGTCAAGGAAAAATACATCTTCCAGAAGATGGGCTTTCCCTTCCGCCAGATGCACTCGTGGGACTATTCCGGTCCCTATCACGGTCCGGACGGGTTCGCCATCTTCGCCCGCGACATGGACATGGCGGTCAACAACCCGGTATGGGGCCTGACCCAGGCGCCCTGGAAGTAA
- the nifX gene encoding nitrogen fixation protein NifX, with translation MKVAFATQDMQRVDAHFGWAKNIAIYELSPEGHHFLEAVQFDGELAEDGNEDKLAPKLEAIRDCAILYVAAIGGSGAARVVAMKIHPIKVNEPESIHGILDKLQVVLQGTPPPWLRKVMNKGAEKAFNFDDEEELSHA, from the coding sequence ATGAAAGTCGCATTTGCAACTCAGGATATGCAGAGAGTGGATGCCCATTTTGGCTGGGCAAAAAACATCGCCATTTATGAACTCAGTCCAGAAGGTCACCATTTTCTGGAGGCCGTGCAATTTGACGGAGAACTTGCCGAGGACGGCAACGAAGACAAGCTGGCTCCCAAGCTGGAAGCCATCAGGGACTGCGCCATTTTGTATGTGGCCGCCATTGGCGGCTCCGGTGCGGCGCGGGTGGTGGCCATGAAAATTCACCCCATCAAAGTGAATGAACCGGAATCCATCCATGGAATACTCGACAAGCTGCAGGTCGTGTTACAGGGAACTCCACCCCCCTGGCTCCGCAAAGTCATGAACAAGGGTGCAGAAAAAGCGTTTAATTTTGATGACGAAGAGGAATTAAGTCATGCCTGA
- the nifK gene encoding nitrogenase molybdenum-iron protein subunit beta → MSQNADKIVDHFNLFKQPDYQEMFKNKQKTFENRLPADEVARGQEWTKTWEYREKNFAREALSVNPDKACQPLGAIFAAVGFDGTLPFVHGSQGCVAYFRSHFNRHFKEPSSCVSSSMTEDAAVFGGLNNMIDGLANSYSLYKPKMIAVSTTCMAEVIGDDLNAFIKTAKEKGSVPESFDVPFAHTPSFVGSHITGYDNMMKGILTHFWDGKAGTVPALERKPDEKINFIGGFDGYTVGNMREIKRLFSLMNVDYTILGDGSDVWDTPADGEFRMYDGGTTFAEAEAALNAKATVCMQGISTEKTMAYIQEKGQEVVALHCPIGVSGTDHFLQEVSRISGKPISEELKKERGRLVDAIGDSISYLHGKKFAINGDPDFCLGMAGFLLELGAEPVHVVCTNGNKDWAEKMNALFASSPFGSGCHAYPGKDLWHMRSLLFTEPVDFLIGNSYSKYLERDTGTPMIHIGFPIHDRHHHHRYPIWGYQGALNVLVWILDRIHLELDRNSMGIGTTDFSYDLVR, encoded by the coding sequence ATGAGTCAGAATGCAGATAAAATCGTCGACCACTTCAACCTGTTCAAACAGCCTGATTATCAGGAGATGTTCAAGAACAAGCAGAAAACGTTCGAAAACCGACTGCCCGCAGACGAGGTTGCACGCGGCCAGGAATGGACCAAGACCTGGGAGTACCGCGAAAAGAACTTCGCCCGTGAGGCGCTGTCGGTCAATCCCGACAAGGCCTGTCAGCCCTTGGGGGCGATTTTCGCCGCCGTGGGCTTTGACGGCACCCTGCCCTTCGTGCACGGTTCGCAGGGCTGCGTGGCGTATTTCCGCTCCCACTTCAACCGTCACTTCAAGGAACCCAGTTCCTGCGTGTCGTCATCCATGACCGAGGATGCGGCGGTGTTCGGTGGTCTCAACAACATGATCGACGGCCTGGCCAATTCCTATAGCCTGTATAAGCCGAAGATGATCGCGGTCTCGACCACCTGTATGGCGGAAGTGATCGGCGACGACCTGAACGCCTTCATCAAGACCGCCAAGGAAAAGGGCAGTGTTCCTGAGTCGTTCGATGTGCCCTTCGCACACACACCCTCCTTCGTCGGCAGCCACATCACCGGCTATGACAACATGATGAAGGGCATCCTGACCCACTTCTGGGACGGCAAGGCCGGCACTGTGCCCGCCCTGGAGCGCAAGCCGGATGAGAAGATCAATTTCATTGGCGGCTTCGACGGCTATACCGTCGGCAACATGCGCGAGATCAAGCGCCTGTTCAGCCTGATGAATGTCGATTACACGATTCTGGGCGATGGCAGCGATGTGTGGGATACGCCCGCCGACGGCGAATTTCGCATGTACGACGGCGGCACCACCTTCGCCGAAGCCGAAGCTGCGCTGAATGCCAAGGCGACGGTGTGTATGCAGGGGATCAGCACCGAAAAGACCATGGCCTATATCCAGGAGAAGGGCCAGGAAGTGGTGGCGCTCCACTGCCCCATCGGCGTGAGCGGCACCGATCACTTCCTCCAGGAGGTTTCTCGCATCAGTGGCAAGCCCATCTCTGAAGAGCTGAAAAAAGAGCGCGGCCGTTTGGTGGACGCCATCGGCGACTCGATCTCCTACCTGCACGGCAAGAAATTCGCGATCAACGGCGATCCGGATTTCTGCCTCGGAATGGCAGGATTTTTGCTGGAACTGGGCGCCGAGCCGGTGCATGTGGTCTGCACCAACGGCAACAAGGACTGGGCGGAGAAGATGAATGCCCTATTTGCCAGCTCGCCCTTCGGCAGCGGCTGCCATGCCTATCCCGGCAAGGATCTGTGGCATATGCGCAGCCTGCTGTTCACGGAGCCGGTGGATTTCCTGATCGGCAACAGCTACAGCAAATACCTGGAGCGCGATACCGGGACGCCCATGATTCATATCGGCTTTCCCATCCATGACCGGCACCACCATCACCGCTACCCCATCTGGGGCTACCAGGGGGCGCTGAATGTGCTGGTCTGGATACTGGACCGTATCCACCTGGAACTGGACCGCAACAGCATGGGTATCGGCACGACCGATTTCAGCTACGACCTGGTGCGCTAA
- a CDS encoding DNA-binding transcriptional response regulator — translation MQIGVDCNLAVGNWRIFVLDTDEIGRMAVQFMLHDEYETHEIASLQAAVAKARDWPPDLIILGEALLDDGTLTVKMLSEQFPNARLMLVVGEARSALSQPVIGKGFVFLHKPLRLEEVRAKVAAVLQN, via the coding sequence ATGCAGATTGGTGTGGATTGTAATCTCGCGGTGGGTAATTGGCGCATTTTTGTGCTCGATACGGACGAAATCGGGCGCATGGCCGTGCAATTCATGCTTCATGATGAATATGAAACTCACGAAATCGCCAGTCTCCAGGCCGCTGTCGCCAAGGCTCGGGATTGGCCGCCGGACCTGATCATTCTCGGGGAGGCGCTGCTGGATGACGGCACATTGACCGTGAAGATGTTGAGCGAACAATTTCCCAATGCACGACTGATGCTCGTGGTGGGGGAAGCGCGTTCCGCTCTGAGCCAGCCTGTAATCGGTAAAGGATTCGTGTTCCTCCATAAGCCTCTGCGGCTCGAAGAGGTTCGCGCCAAGGTGGCTGCCGTGTTGCAGAACTAG
- the nifE gene encoding nitrogenase iron-molybdenum cofactor biosynthesis protein NifE produces the protein MLQNKIQEVFNEPGCAKNQTKSDKERKKGCTKQLQPGGAAGGCAFDGAKIALQPITDVAHLVHGPIACEGNSWDNRSAKSSGSQLFRTGFTTDINEMDVVYGGEKHLFKSIKEIIDKYDPPAVFVYQTCVPAMIGDDIEVVCKAASAKFAKPVIPINAPGFVGVKNLGNKLAGEALLDYVIGTEEPECTTPYDINIIGEYNLNGELWQVKPLLDHLGIRVISCISGDAKYHEIAQSHRARANMMVCSKAMINIARKMEERYQIPFFEGSFYGISDTSDSLREISRLLVVRGAPAELLERTEALIQREEARAWERLEAYKPRLRGKRVLLITGGVKSWSVLAALQEVGMDIVGTSVKKSTREDKERIKEIMGEDAHMIENLTQGEMYQMLRASQADIMLSGPRSQFAALKAKMPWLDINQERHHAYAGYEGMVGLVEQIDRALYNPIWSQLRKPAPWEAQEAASWLP, from the coding sequence ATGTTGCAGAACAAGATCCAGGAAGTCTTCAACGAACCGGGTTGCGCCAAGAACCAGACGAAGTCTGACAAGGAGCGTAAAAAGGGCTGCACCAAGCAGTTGCAGCCTGGTGGAGCCGCCGGAGGCTGCGCCTTCGACGGCGCCAAGATCGCGCTGCAGCCCATCACCGACGTCGCCCATCTGGTCCATGGCCCCATTGCCTGCGAGGGCAACTCCTGGGACAACCGCAGTGCCAAATCCTCTGGATCGCAACTTTTTCGTACCGGATTCACCACCGACATCAACGAAATGGATGTGGTGTACGGCGGGGAAAAGCACCTCTTCAAATCCATCAAGGAGATCATCGACAAATACGATCCCCCCGCTGTTTTCGTGTACCAGACCTGCGTCCCGGCGATGATCGGTGACGATATCGAGGTCGTCTGCAAGGCCGCCAGCGCCAAATTCGCCAAGCCCGTTATCCCGATTAACGCCCCCGGTTTTGTCGGGGTAAAGAACCTCGGCAACAAACTGGCCGGCGAAGCCCTGCTGGATTACGTCATCGGCACAGAAGAACCGGAATGCACTACGCCCTATGACATCAACATCATCGGTGAGTACAACCTCAACGGCGAACTATGGCAGGTCAAACCGCTCCTCGATCATTTGGGAATACGTGTCATCTCGTGCATCAGCGGTGACGCAAAATATCATGAGATCGCCCAGTCCCATCGCGCCCGCGCCAACATGATGGTGTGTTCCAAGGCGATGATCAACATTGCCCGCAAGATGGAAGAGCGCTATCAGATTCCGTTTTTCGAGGGCTCCTTCTACGGCATCTCCGATACCAGCGACTCCCTGCGGGAGATCTCCCGACTGCTGGTGGTAAGGGGTGCCCCCGCCGAACTACTGGAGCGCACCGAAGCCCTCATTCAACGGGAGGAGGCGCGCGCCTGGGAGCGCCTGGAGGCCTATAAGCCGCGTCTGCGCGGCAAGCGGGTGCTGCTGATCACCGGCGGCGTCAAGTCGTGGTCCGTTCTCGCCGCCCTGCAGGAAGTCGGGATGGATATTGTGGGCACCAGCGTCAAAAAGTCCACCAGGGAAGATAAGGAACGCATCAAGGAGATCATGGGGGAGGACGCCCACATGATCGAGAATCTGACACAAGGAGAGATGTACCAGATGCTGCGGGCCTCCCAGGCCGACATCATGCTCTCCGGGCCCCGTTCCCAGTTCGCCGCCCTCAAGGCCAAGATGCCGTGGCTGGACATCAATCAGGAGCGCCACCACGCCTATGCCGGCTACGAAGGCATGGTGGGATTGGTGGAGCAGATCGACCGCGCCCTCTACAACCCCATCTGGTCGCAATTGCGCAAGCCGGCACCCTGGGAAGCACAGGAGGCCGCATCATGGCTACCGTAA
- a CDS encoding CCE_0567 family metalloprotein produces MSVFMEMLPVVEEQTNHWESIVDEKDALKTEIKRLNAQATQAKMDLHDLAEDLPIGWENILELANRTYAAYRDLTAARARLASFPGG; encoded by the coding sequence ATGTCTGTATTCATGGAGATGTTACCGGTAGTAGAGGAACAGACCAATCACTGGGAGTCGATTGTGGACGAAAAGGACGCATTGAAAACAGAAATCAAACGGCTCAATGCCCAGGCCACCCAGGCCAAAATGGATCTTCACGATCTGGCTGAAGATTTACCCATCGGCTGGGAGAATATTCTGGAACTGGCGAATCGTACCTACGCCGCCTACCGCGATCTGACGGCCGCCAGGGCACGGCTCGCATCCTTCCCCGGGGGATGA
- a CDS encoding 2Fe-2S iron-sulfur cluster-binding protein: protein MADITFTSPAMAKDITVYATAGARQTLLGLAKANRIPIQFECENGECGSCAVQVTILERKEPLGQHLTEKEKIVLLLSGKISKGQIEDTELRDIPPPWRLACQYIVRDEDILVKL, encoded by the coding sequence ATGGCTGATATCACCTTCACTTCCCCCGCGATGGCCAAGGATATCACGGTATACGCCACCGCCGGTGCCCGGCAAACCCTGCTGGGACTGGCCAAGGCAAACAGGATACCCATTCAATTCGAATGCGAAAACGGTGAGTGCGGTTCCTGCGCAGTGCAGGTAACTATTTTGGAAAGGAAAGAGCCTTTGGGCCAGCATCTGACGGAAAAGGAGAAAATCGTTCTGCTCCTGTCCGGAAAGATCAGCAAGGGACAGATCGAGGACACGGAACTGCGGGATATCCCACCGCCATGGCGGCTGGCGTGCCAGTACATCGTCCGTGATGAAGATATTCTGGTGAAACTGTAA